TTTTTCAACACTGCAAAACCAACTGTTTCTAACTCGTGAACTAAATCAGTTTCTAACAATTGCCAAGCCGTTTCAGTTTCAAACAACCACATAAATACAGCCAAACCTGGAAAAAATAAAGGATTAGTTGGTTTATGGAGATCGATCAAAGCAAATATCCCTCCAGGTTGCAAAACCCGATAAACTTCTTGCAGAATCTGCTTAAGTTGTGCTGGCGACATTTCGTGCAAAGCTACACTTGTATGCACCAAATCAAAGCGAGATTCAGCAAAAGGCATATCTTCCGCAAAAGCTTCCACATACTCAGCTTCGGGAACATTACGAGATGCTCTTTGAAGAGCGAAAGGAGAAGCATCCAAGCCCGTCACATTATTTGAGTGCTTTACCAATAATCGGGTAACTTGTCCCGCACCGCAACACAGATCGAGTATTTGAGTATCTTTGTGAATTGTTAATCCCCCCCAAGCTAGATTTCTTAAACGCTGTTCGCCACCGACACTAAGAGCAGCTAGAGCGGAAATGCTGTCATAGAGCCATTGATAGCGATAACTCCAATTTCTCAGAATTGTTGCCAAAATTTAACCTCCCAGTTAAGATGTGTATCCATTGTTGCTAATCTATACTCGAAAAAAGATATATTGTTAAACTTAGTAAAGAATCTGAAAATTTGAGAAAAGCTGTTATAACTATGGGTCGTATAGGGGTATTATTACTTAATCTTGGGGGACCAGACGAGTTAAGTGACGTTCGTCCCT
This portion of the Oscillatoria salina IIICB1 genome encodes:
- a CDS encoding class I SAM-dependent methyltransferase encodes the protein MATILRNWSYRYQWLYDSISALAALSVGGEQRLRNLAWGGLTIHKDTQILDLCCGAGQVTRLLVKHSNNVTGLDASPFALQRASRNVPEAEYVEAFAEDMPFAESRFDLVHTSVALHEMSPAQLKQILQEVYRVLQPGGIFALIDLHKPTNPLFFPGLAVFMWLFETETAWQLLETDLVHELETVGFAVLKKDLHAGGSLQVIQAKK